The sequence below is a genomic window from Betaproteobacteria bacterium.
CCACTGCATCCGCAAACCGCATCCCCAGACCGGGCTCTATCCCAGCGTAGTAAGCAATCTCGGCAAGATGCTCTTGGCGAGCCGCGGCCAGGAAGCGCGCACGCTTCACTTGGCAAGACGTCTGGCTTCCGCAAACAGTTCCTCAGCCGAGAATGTCTCCGCTTCTCCTCGCTCGTACGCGGCAACCCGCTCTGCAATCTCTCGTTCCCACTCAGCCTCGATCTCGGCGATTTCCGTCTCACGCAGCGAATCGAGCAGGACTTCGACCAGTCGCGCCCGCTCATCGGCGGGAAGGGTGCGGGCTTGTTGTTCAAGGTGATGAAGTAGTACGGACATACGATCTCCTGAGCAGTAGCTACTTCATCTTACGCCAGCAGGCTTCGCATCTTGGCGCAACTTTACGCCTGAGCTGCGGGACGAATCAACGAGCGTACTGCAAGCAATCGAGTGGTGCTTCACGACGCGGCGGGAGATGAGAATTCAAGAATCGCTGGATTTCGAATCCTGCCGGGCACACCCGGCAGGACGAAAGTGGGTACTGGACTGAGGCAATCTGTGTAGGTTGAATGGCGTTTGGACCTGTGCCGTGGGGGGCGGGAAAGTTAGCTTCCTAGAACATCAACGTCTCGGCTCTTCCGTAGCCCATGTTTTGCCGGCAACACTTTATCTCGCCGTACGAAATACTTTGTCGCGACAGGAGAAATAGCCGTCGAAGTCGCCAAACGTCGTACCGCGCCGCCACTCACGTGCGCAAACAACCTCTACCTCGGCCTTGCGGCGAAGGTATTCGGTCTTTGATAGACCGTAAGATCGAGCCTCGCCTGTATCCTCGACCTCCTGCTGGACAGGGTCGACCTCCGAAATTCCAAACTGGTGCAACTCGCTAGGGGATAGAAATTTAACTTTCTCAGGGGGAATTCTGACCATCGCGTCATAAAGAGAAGGCGAGACATTCATCTCTTCCAAGTACTGCTTCGCGATCTTCTTTAGCCGCCGTTGATCCTGTTG
It includes:
- a CDS encoding addiction module protein — encoded protein: MSVLLHHLEQQARTLPADERARLVEVLLDSLRETEIAEIEAEWEREIAERVAAYERGEAETFSAEELFAEARRLAK